The following are encoded together in the Parabacteroides chongii genome:
- a CDS encoding sigma-70 family RNA polymerase sigma factor, whose amino-acid sequence MDKRELVDLCRKGDEQALDLLYKTYSGKMMKICLHYVPDRQTAQDLLHDGFIIIFTSIHSLRNPEKLESWMGIVMKNISLRYLNQNNRVGIISLSEMSEEDEPVESIVEMNFVSYDRIMELVESLPEGYSKVFKLAVLEGLPHKEIGELLHIAPHSSSSQLSRAKLLLKKMINEHRLALLLLLLSFVPLLYKYVYRHPRQLPKTFEDIAQQAETEKEEKTMEGQKLDSPNPIIHSIPVECPQPSEKLTAPPLIPANTPPLLSSEKITFDLQSVAKPLFIGELAYKPLFTPCPTVDFVSPGRSRKSNKWKFMLAGSLGPQLAQNLYKLIATPHADSEGNPDLPQQVSTWEEYYTYLQTRYQEGLSGDSLSLMQIAGNNRGRIVEHQHHDAPVTIGLSVNKKLNERWSFETGLQYTYLKSDFVTGDEARIQETQKIHYLGLPLRVSYRWGTFRKFSFYSTAGVQLDIPLKGRLHTFHVTDSVPISISRQPLDVPWQWSVNTSAGMQYHITPRVSLYVEPTLNYYIPDGSELRTIRKEHPVTFTVPVGLRFSW is encoded by the coding sequence ATGGATAAACGGGAACTGGTAGATTTGTGCAGAAAGGGAGATGAGCAGGCGTTGGACTTACTCTATAAAACATATTCGGGAAAGATGATGAAGATATGCCTTCATTACGTGCCTGACAGACAGACTGCGCAAGATTTACTGCATGACGGTTTCATTATTATTTTCACATCCATTCATTCCCTACGCAACCCGGAGAAGCTGGAAAGTTGGATGGGTATCGTCATGAAAAATATATCTCTTCGCTATCTGAACCAGAATAATAGAGTTGGCATCATATCCTTGTCAGAGATGTCCGAAGAAGACGAACCGGTTGAAAGTATAGTGGAAATGAATTTCGTTTCGTATGACCGGATTATGGAGTTGGTGGAAAGTCTGCCCGAAGGATATTCGAAAGTGTTCAAACTGGCGGTGCTGGAAGGATTACCTCATAAGGAAATCGGAGAATTGTTGCATATTGCTCCACATTCGTCTTCTTCACAATTGTCTCGGGCAAAACTGTTGTTGAAAAAGATGATAAATGAGCATCGGCTGGCTTTGTTGTTGCTGCTGTTATCGTTTGTTCCTTTGCTATATAAATATGTGTATAGGCATCCCCGGCAACTACCGAAAACGTTTGAAGATATAGCCCAACAGGCGGAAACGGAAAAAGAAGAGAAAACAATGGAAGGTCAAAAACTAGACTCTCCGAACCCAATAATTCATTCAATACCAGTGGAATGCCCACAGCCTTCAGAGAAATTGACTGCTCCACCATTGATACCGGCTAACACTCCGCCTTTGTTATCTTCGGAAAAGATTACATTTGACTTACAATCTGTTGCAAAGCCGTTGTTTATAGGTGAATTGGCTTATAAGCCGCTTTTCACTCCCTGCCCGACAGTAGATTTTGTCTCTCCGGGACGAAGCCGGAAATCGAACAAATGGAAATTCATGCTGGCAGGCTCCTTAGGTCCTCAGTTGGCTCAGAACCTATATAAACTGATTGCTACGCCTCATGCCGACAGTGAAGGAAATCCGGATCTACCTCAGCAGGTAAGTACCTGGGAAGAGTATTATACCTATTTGCAAACCCGTTACCAGGAAGGTCTTTCAGGCGATTCGCTTTCATTGATGCAAATAGCCGGAAACAACCGAGGGCGGATTGTTGAACATCAACATCATGATGCCCCTGTTACGATTGGGCTTTCTGTCAATAAAAAACTGAATGAGCGATGGAGCTTTGAGACGGGATTGCAATATACTTATTTAAAATCAGATTTTGTCACAGGAGATGAAGCACGTATTCAGGAAACACAAAAGATTCATTATCTCGGCCTTCCTCTTCGTGTTTCTTATCGTTGGGGGACTTTCAGAAAGTTTTCGTTCTACTCGACGGCCGGTGTCCAGCTAGACATCCCCTTGAAAGGGAGACTCCATACGTTCCATGTAACGGATAGCGTGCCGATCAGTATCAGCCGTCAGCCATTGGATGTACCTTGGCAATGGTCGGTGAATACGAGTGCAGGTATGCAGTATCATATCACGCCCCGCGTCAGTCTGTATGTAGAACCGACTCTCAATTATTATATACCGGACGGAAGCGAACTGCGTACGATCCGAAAGGAACATCCGGTGACATTCACTGTCCCTGTCGGTTTGCGTTTCAGCTGGTAA
- a CDS encoding winged helix DNA-binding domain-containing protein: MITNIRLRSQQLIKPEFKDPKELVTWMGAVQAQDYRMVRWALGVRLKSGSLKTVEDAFQKGEILRTHVMRPTWHMVASEDIRWMLKLSSRRIITACNTFAKGNGINISEELYSRANDHFIKILAGNNHLTKQELGEEMVNSGIISDAECIGYLLTRAEQEAIVCSGADKGGKATYALLAERAPMAKELPREESIALLARRYFSSHSPASLNDFIWWSGLSATEARQAIGLIDSELIKDKFASQELFIHQNWDKRFKSCEVLHFLPPFDEYLISYKDRTAAMDKEHHPKAFNNYGTFYPVILYNGKIVGNWKKVMKKGEVKCETSFFVDCPELDEKLLEKAESRYRDWGKL; this comes from the coding sequence ATGATAACAAACATTCGTTTGCGGAGCCAGCAACTGATAAAACCTGAGTTTAAGGATCCAAAGGAATTGGTTACCTGGATGGGAGCTGTTCAGGCGCAAGACTATCGGATGGTCAGATGGGCATTGGGTGTCCGGCTGAAATCCGGTTCGTTAAAGACTGTAGAGGATGCGTTTCAGAAAGGAGAGATCCTTCGTACCCATGTGATGCGTCCGACCTGGCATATGGTCGCGTCTGAAGATATCCGCTGGATGTTGAAGTTGTCTTCGCGAAGGATTATAACTGCCTGCAATACCTTTGCCAAAGGAAACGGGATAAATATATCGGAAGAACTTTATTCAAGAGCGAATGATCATTTTATAAAGATATTGGCAGGGAATAACCATCTGACAAAACAGGAGTTAGGAGAAGAGATGGTCAATTCCGGTATTATCTCTGATGCTGAATGTATAGGATATTTGCTGACACGGGCTGAACAGGAAGCCATTGTTTGTAGTGGGGCGGATAAAGGAGGGAAAGCAACCTATGCTTTGTTGGCGGAACGTGCTCCTATGGCTAAAGAGTTACCCAGGGAAGAGTCGATTGCTTTATTGGCAAGAAGATACTTCAGTAGTCATTCACCAGCCAGCCTGAATGATTTTATCTGGTGGTCGGGATTGTCGGCGACGGAAGCACGCCAGGCAATCGGACTTATCGATTCGGAATTGATAAAGGATAAATTCGCTTCACAGGAGCTATTTATCCATCAGAATTGGGATAAACGATTTAAAAGCTGTGAAGTATTACATTTTCTGCCTCCTTTCGATGAATATCTGATTAGCTATAAAGACCGTACGGCTGCCATGGACAAAGAACATCACCCAAAGGCTTTCAACAACTACGGTACTTTCTATCCGGTGATTCTATATAACGGAAAGATTGTCGGAAACTGGAAAAAAGTAATGAAGAAAGGTGAAGTGAAATGCGAGACATCTTTCTTTGTCGACTGTCCGGAGTTGGATGAGAAGCTGCTTGAAAAGGCTGAAAGCAGATATAGAGATTGGGGGAAACTTTGA
- a CDS encoding alpha-L-fucosidase, with protein MEMKNMLILGLCACSLLACQEVAPPAPVLPVPTPEQIEWQKMENYAFVHFGLNTFNDLEWGYGNTPAETFDPTDLDCEQWVRVIQAAGLKGVILTAKHHDGFCLWPTKTVDYNISHSPYKEGKGDMVRELSDACKKYGLKFGLYLSPWDRHNAEYGQEGYQKTYHEQINELISNYGPLFEFWFDGANGGNGWYGGADESRSINPKEYYGYEIARQMIKAKHPGAMIFGGTVPDIRWIGNESGWAGETNWAPYSLEKETHYTQNQWGMKDGNQWLPGECDVSIRPGWFYHHREDHQVRTVPNLVDLYYRSVGHNANFLLNFPVALNGQIHSVDSARAVDWSHAIKAELNKNLLEGIRAKASEERGSAYRSTNTTDDNWDSYWATSDGVTTGTLTFPLPAGTLLNRVLIQEYIPLGQRVCSFTLDVEKDGKWQPVETTDTLSTIGYKRIVRFKTTEADALRISFTEAKGPLCINNVEAFLAPPLLEQPMIVRNAQNEVSIRVESEGGDMHYTTDGSEPTVQSAKYKAPFILDKKGTVKAVTYDPQSGKTGPVGIRYFDLPASDYNVLNPTDDHTALLFDGNGYSTCYLPEGKNELVIKLRDPHVIKGFVYTPNQGRDANGHISDYQLLVDGKVVASGEFSNIKHNPIEQEIRFEPVRGQNLVFKATRIVDNAKRVGIAEFSVITED; from the coding sequence ATGGAAATGAAAAACATGCTGATTCTCGGCCTATGCGCTTGTTCGCTTCTGGCTTGTCAGGAAGTGGCTCCTCCTGCTCCGGTTCTACCTGTTCCGACACCGGAACAGATCGAATGGCAGAAAATGGAAAATTATGCTTTTGTACATTTCGGGCTGAATACTTTCAATGACCTGGAATGGGGATATGGAAATACGCCTGCCGAAACATTCGATCCGACTGACCTCGATTGTGAACAATGGGTGCGTGTCATTCAGGCGGCAGGTCTGAAAGGCGTGATCCTGACAGCTAAACATCATGACGGTTTTTGTTTATGGCCGACTAAAACAGTCGATTATAATATCTCTCATTCTCCTTATAAAGAAGGAAAAGGAGATATGGTGCGCGAATTATCGGATGCTTGCAAAAAGTATGGTCTGAAGTTCGGACTTTACCTCTCGCCCTGGGATCGCCACAATGCGGAGTATGGACAAGAAGGTTATCAAAAAACTTATCATGAGCAGATCAATGAATTGATCTCTAATTACGGTCCTTTGTTCGAGTTTTGGTTTGACGGAGCGAATGGCGGTAATGGCTGGTATGGTGGTGCCGACGAAAGCCGTTCTATTAATCCGAAAGAATATTATGGGTATGAGATTGCTCGGCAGATGATTAAGGCGAAACATCCGGGCGCAATGATATTCGGCGGTACGGTGCCTGATATCCGTTGGATCGGCAACGAGTCTGGTTGGGCAGGCGAAACGAACTGGGCTCCTTATTCATTGGAAAAAGAAACTCATTATACACAGAATCAATGGGGTATGAAGGATGGTAACCAATGGCTTCCGGGAGAATGTGATGTGTCGATTCGTCCGGGATGGTTCTATCATCATCGGGAAGACCATCAGGTTCGTACTGTACCGAATCTGGTGGACCTCTATTACCGGAGTGTAGGCCATAACGCCAATTTCCTGTTGAATTTTCCCGTGGCTTTGAATGGACAGATTCATTCGGTGGACTCGGCACGTGCGGTTGACTGGTCTCATGCGATAAAGGCTGAGCTGAACAAAAATTTGTTGGAAGGAATTAGAGCTAAAGCCAGTGAGGAACGTGGCAGTGCTTATAGATCTACAAATACAACGGATGATAATTGGGATTCTTATTGGGCTACCTCCGATGGCGTAACAACGGGTACATTAACATTCCCATTGCCGGCAGGAACCTTGTTGAATCGAGTATTGATTCAGGAATATATCCCGTTGGGGCAACGTGTCTGTTCTTTTACACTGGATGTGGAAAAGGATGGAAAGTGGCAGCCGGTAGAGACTACAGATACGTTGTCAACGATAGGTTACAAACGGATTGTTCGTTTCAAGACAACGGAAGCAGATGCGTTACGTATCAGTTTCACCGAGGCGAAAGGGCCGTTGTGCATTAATAATGTGGAGGCATTTCTGGCTCCTCCGCTACTGGAGCAGCCAATGATTGTACGGAATGCCCAAAATGAGGTTTCCATTCGTGTGGAGAGTGAAGGGGGTGATATGCATTATACGACGGACGGATCGGAACCTACTGTTCAGTCTGCGAAATATAAAGCTCCGTTTATCCTGGATAAAAAAGGAACGGTCAAGGCTGTAACCTATGATCCCCAATCCGGTAAAACAGGACCTGTCGGGATACGTTATTTCGATCTTCCTGCCTCAGATTACAACGTGTTGAATCCCACGGATGATCATACGGCTTTACTTTTTGACGGGAACGGCTACTCGACCTGTTATTTGCCTGAAGGTAAAAATGAATTGGTCATAAAACTGAGAGACCCTCATGTTATAAAAGGATTTGTCTATACCCCCAATCAGGGACGTGATGCTAATGGACATATCTCTGATTATCAGTTACTGGTGGACGGAAAAGTGGTTGCTTCCGGAGAATTTTCCAATATAAAGCATAACCCGATCGAACAGGAAATACGTTTTGAGCCGGTAAGAGGTCAGAATTTGGTTTTTAAGGCGACACGAATAGTGGATAATGCTAAACGTGTTGGGATTGCTGAGTTTTCCGTCATTACGGAAGACTAG
- a CDS encoding TolB family protein encodes MKQLLYFLFAILLSGGCSPDRPPVVSVQIDELPDIYPDYVGVTIPATIAPLNFSVRGYGKVCTVFQTEGCLFSVYTSNRSLSIPDAKWKKLLAVGKGKQVDISVLVEDAGKWKAFRTFHIYVSADPIDPYIAYRLIDPGYQLWGSMGIYQRELCSFEQDPILENRLTDSNCMNCHSFCNQDPDKMLLHIRAKYGCTVLVDGEKIETLDTKTENTISALVYPSWHPSGKYVAFSVNNTTQDTHPVHRTEVYDKASDVVVYDVEKRTVLTAGFLFSKNCFETFPTFSPDGKSLYFCSAPAVRVPEGLKELRYSLCRISFDPKRGTFGSAVDTVYQAETEQRSILFPRVSPDGKYLLCTTTSYGTFPIWHKDADLCMFDLDTGRQVPTEDVNSPDTDSYHSWSSNSKWVVFSSRRLDGLYTRPFIAHVDEGGILSKPFLLPQESADYYTFLTKSYNIPEFVKGKVKMDMYRLASRIKEGKNCKVSFMGK; translated from the coding sequence ATGAAACAATTGTTATATTTTCTGTTTGCTATATTGTTATCAGGGGGATGTTCTCCTGATCGGCCGCCTGTCGTTTCCGTTCAGATCGATGAATTGCCGGATATTTATCCGGATTATGTGGGGGTGACAATCCCTGCGACAATAGCTCCGCTGAATTTTTCTGTCCGGGGATACGGGAAGGTTTGTACGGTTTTTCAGACGGAAGGATGTTTGTTTTCTGTCTATACGTCGAACAGATCACTTTCTATACCCGATGCGAAGTGGAAGAAGCTGCTGGCTGTGGGTAAAGGAAAACAGGTAGATATCTCTGTCTTGGTGGAAGATGCGGGGAAATGGAAAGCTTTTCGTACTTTCCATATATACGTATCGGCAGACCCGATCGATCCTTATATCGCTTATCGCCTGATCGATCCGGGTTATCAGTTGTGGGGAAGTATGGGTATCTATCAGCGGGAACTGTGTTCTTTTGAACAAGATCCTATTCTGGAAAACCGTTTGACGGATAGCAATTGTATGAATTGCCATTCGTTCTGTAATCAGGATCCGGATAAGATGTTGCTCCATATTCGTGCTAAATATGGGTGTACGGTGTTAGTCGACGGTGAGAAAATAGAGACATTGGATACGAAAACTGAAAATACGATATCAGCGTTGGTTTATCCGTCCTGGCACCCGTCGGGGAAATATGTCGCTTTTTCTGTGAATAATACGACGCAGGATACGCATCCGGTCCACCGTACAGAGGTCTACGACAAAGCTTCCGATGTGGTTGTTTACGATGTGGAGAAACGGACCGTTCTGACAGCCGGGTTTTTATTCTCGAAGAATTGTTTTGAGACATTCCCGACTTTTTCGCCGGACGGGAAATCTCTTTATTTTTGTTCAGCTCCGGCTGTCCGGGTACCGGAAGGATTGAAAGAACTCCGTTACAGTCTTTGCCGTATCTCGTTCGATCCGAAAAGGGGAACATTCGGATCTGCAGTCGATACGGTTTATCAGGCGGAAACGGAGCAACGGAGTATTTTGTTCCCGCGTGTTTCGCCGGATGGAAAGTATCTGCTTTGTACGACTACTTCTTACGGAACATTTCCGATTTGGCATAAGGATGCGGATCTTTGCATGTTTGACCTGGACACGGGCAGACAAGTCCCGACGGAGGATGTGAACAGTCCGGATACGGACAGCTACCATTCCTGGTCGTCCAACAGTAAATGGGTCGTGTTCAGCAGTCGCCGGTTGGATGGTTTGTATACACGCCCTTTTATAGCCCATGTGGATGAGGGCGGTATTCTTTCGAAACCGTTCCTTTTGCCACAGGAATCTGCCGATTATTATACATTCCTTACCAAGTCGTATAATATTCCGGAATTTGTCAAAGGGAAAGTGAAAATGGACATGTACCGATTGGCTTCCCGAATCAAAGAAGGTAAGAATTGTAAAGTCTCTTTTATGGGGAAATAA
- a CDS encoding DUF6057 family protein — MKYKNLTSGFILFFLQVIVLFYVFRFLYPFKEQFQMFQFTGQYAAATWKQAGGMALYLSEFLSQFYIIIGIGPVITAFLLTLVAIVSSLILKKISIRNDLPVVFFLPWLSLLIMHLDYDYLEQGTIAYLFLLLFLWIYVNLSPRIRLVYGLCIIPLLYLIAGPITHLFAVSALLLEFLTNGTKKYICIIYLPVAVLSAVGGCYLGYSTNISMAFFPDAYYNPQVHNSQICYSWYALPAAMLLAAFLKKYHSPVSFKGKCWWEGFQWAIIFLLGYESIIHFGKIDALDQFQQDYYVRTGQWGKIISGFDQTVLSKRRMCNLNLALAQTGQLSERLFDYPQGGIETLMLRWDQSVFTAELHSDLYYCMGIISTSQKFAFEALVSSRPSGNPRMLKRLVETNIITGAYPVAEKYIRLLENTWHYKEWASSYRRFLQNDQAVEQDPVLGLKRRCWKAEAAIPELYTDPVSTLTHLVPACPDNKGGLQYLTSFLLLNKDIGTYMVLQESLFRTPAWPEMTDSQQEAVVICHPDDPHFWLEHGVSVKVRNRALTFMQKVKEGTRFGQNPAVVLAPEFGKTYWFYYMFNTMDK; from the coding sequence ATGAAATATAAGAACCTGACATCCGGATTTATCTTGTTCTTTTTGCAAGTTATAGTCTTATTTTATGTATTCCGTTTCCTGTATCCTTTTAAGGAACAATTTCAAATGTTTCAGTTTACGGGTCAGTATGCTGCTGCAACATGGAAGCAAGCTGGCGGTATGGCTCTTTATCTCTCGGAATTTCTTTCACAGTTTTATATTATTATAGGGATAGGTCCCGTTATTACAGCCTTTCTTTTGACTTTGGTCGCTATAGTCTCTTCATTGATTCTGAAAAAAATAAGTATTCGGAATGATTTGCCTGTTGTTTTCTTTCTTCCCTGGCTCTCTTTGCTGATCATGCACCTCGATTACGACTATTTGGAACAGGGAACGATAGCTTATTTGTTTTTGTTACTTTTTTTATGGATATATGTAAACTTATCCCCTCGTATCCGACTTGTTTACGGTCTATGTATAATACCTCTCCTTTATCTGATCGCCGGACCGATTACTCATTTATTTGCTGTTTCCGCTCTCCTTTTAGAGTTTCTGACCAATGGAACAAAGAAATATATTTGTATCATTTACCTGCCGGTAGCCGTTCTTTCTGCTGTTGGAGGTTGCTATTTAGGGTATAGTACGAATATCTCAATGGCTTTTTTTCCGGATGCTTACTATAATCCGCAGGTCCATAATTCACAGATTTGTTATTCCTGGTATGCTCTTCCGGCAGCCATGTTATTGGCTGCTTTTTTGAAAAAGTATCACTCTCCCGTATCTTTTAAAGGGAAATGTTGGTGGGAAGGTTTTCAATGGGCGATTATTTTTTTATTAGGTTATGAAAGTATCATCCATTTCGGAAAAATAGATGCTCTCGACCAGTTTCAGCAAGACTATTATGTCCGTACCGGGCAATGGGGTAAGATCATATCCGGTTTTGACCAAACAGTTTTGTCAAAAAGGCGTATGTGTAATTTGAATTTGGCACTGGCGCAGACGGGACAATTATCGGAACGATTATTCGATTATCCGCAGGGAGGGATAGAGACATTGATGTTACGTTGGGATCAGTCGGTGTTTACGGCTGAATTACATAGTGATCTGTATTATTGTATGGGGATTATCAGTACTTCCCAGAAATTTGCTTTTGAGGCGTTGGTCAGTTCCCGCCCTTCTGGTAATCCACGGATGTTGAAGAGATTGGTGGAAACAAATATTATAACAGGAGCTTATCCGGTAGCGGAAAAATATATCCGACTGCTCGAAAATACCTGGCATTATAAAGAGTGGGCTTCTTCTTACCGTCGTTTTCTGCAGAACGACCAGGCGGTAGAACAAGATCCTGTTTTAGGGTTAAAGCGTCGTTGTTGGAAGGCTGAGGCTGCTATTCCTGAATTATATACAGATCCGGTCAGTACATTGACACATCTTGTGCCGGCTTGCCCGGATAATAAAGGTGGTTTACAATATCTGACATCATTCCTGTTATTGAATAAAGATATCGGTACATATATGGTTTTGCAGGAATCTCTTTTCCGGACTCCTGCGTGGCCTGAGATGACTGACAGCCAGCAGGAGGCTGTGGTGATTTGCCATCCTGACGATCCGCATTTCTGGCTGGAACATGGGGTGAGTGTAAAAGTAAGGAATCGGGCGCTGACTTTTATGCAGAAAGTAAAAGAGGGAACCCGTTTCGGACAGAACCCGGCAGTAGTACTGGCTCCCGAGTTTGGAAAGACTTACTGGTTTTATTATATGTTTAATACAATGGATAAATGA
- a CDS encoding RagB/SusD family nutrient uptake outer membrane protein produces MKTKYILLGLSLGLLGGFTACDVTDLNPKDSITDNSYWNTVSDLENYAKGFYMNLTGKGLRSDGTENLDDLTTLDERCDNRLTASPDQWLFNEWVIPSEANFDSKWYWNNIRNLNYFMTRYQRVNASESEVNPVVAVVRFFRAFDYFDKIKTFGDVPWYDKDLTTADTDELYKARDDRDLVLGKIIEDLEFAIEWLPEKSAAEVGALHKDAARTFLARVCLHYGTYKKYHNVSTSPTSQELLQKAATLAKEVMDSGLYDIVQGADAGANQSAFANYPLYYANQFTQEDLTSNKECILARVFEADVLTHNLARGGGAGLSKDFAESFLCTDGLPIANSQEYKGDETLDDEMTNRDPRMYQIIDSKFRPYTVKSNGMRVVNTGINDKKEFSGSEEPGATVHSAPGLTGTSTGYSPIKLVSASQSQQDAVKTSSYDWFVFRYAEILLIYAEAKCELSECTQAVLDETINKLRDRVNMKHLTVSPVADLDPVDYGYSITPLLYEIRRERRIELALEGFRYDDIMRWNAMKLFENPKTYLGMRVTDKVKELYQPEVFEGATARDLLEYNGKTYIRMYSGKSLSEAGRKWTTNDKRLYYPVPTSQITLSASYGSLLKQNPGWE; encoded by the coding sequence ATGAAAACTAAATATATTTTATTAGGATTAAGTCTTGGATTATTGGGAGGATTTACGGCTTGTGACGTGACGGATCTCAATCCTAAAGACAGTATTACTGATAATAGCTATTGGAATACGGTAAGTGACCTGGAAAATTATGCCAAAGGCTTTTACATGAATTTGACAGGAAAGGGATTAAGGTCAGACGGAACTGAAAATCTGGATGATTTAACGACTCTTGATGAAAGATGTGACAACCGTTTAACCGCTTCTCCCGACCAGTGGCTGTTTAATGAATGGGTTATACCTTCTGAAGCGAATTTCGATTCAAAATGGTACTGGAATAATATTCGTAACCTGAACTATTTTATGACTCGTTATCAACGGGTAAATGCTTCTGAATCTGAAGTGAATCCGGTTGTTGCCGTAGTCCGCTTTTTCCGTGCTTTTGACTATTTCGATAAGATTAAAACATTTGGAGATGTTCCCTGGTATGATAAGGATCTGACAACTGCAGATACCGATGAATTGTATAAGGCCCGTGACGACCGTGACTTGGTATTGGGGAAAATTATCGAAGATTTGGAATTTGCAATCGAATGGTTGCCGGAGAAAAGTGCGGCAGAGGTAGGTGCTTTACATAAGGATGCTGCCCGTACATTCTTGGCTCGAGTTTGTTTGCATTACGGTACATATAAAAAATATCATAATGTTTCGACTTCTCCTACTTCTCAGGAGTTATTGCAAAAAGCAGCAACTCTCGCTAAAGAGGTTATGGATAGTGGACTTTATGATATTGTACAAGGAGCGGATGCCGGAGCAAACCAATCTGCGTTTGCCAATTATCCTTTGTATTATGCCAACCAGTTTACACAGGAGGATTTAACAAGCAATAAAGAATGTATTTTGGCCCGTGTTTTTGAAGCCGATGTATTGACTCACAATCTTGCTCGTGGCGGAGGTGCCGGCCTTTCTAAAGATTTTGCAGAATCGTTCCTTTGTACGGACGGTTTGCCTATTGCAAATAGTCAGGAGTATAAAGGTGACGAAACACTGGATGATGAAATGACAAATCGCGATCCTCGTATGTATCAGATTATAGACAGTAAGTTCCGTCCATATACAGTGAAAAGTAATGGTATGCGTGTGGTAAATACCGGTATCAATGATAAGAAAGAATTCAGTGGCTCTGAAGAGCCGGGGGCTACTGTTCATTCTGCACCGGGATTGACAGGTACATCTACAGGCTATTCACCTATTAAACTGGTTTCGGCAAGTCAGAGTCAGCAGGATGCTGTTAAGACTTCTTCTTATGATTGGTTTGTTTTCCGCTATGCAGAAATCCTGTTGATTTACGCTGAAGCAAAATGTGAATTGAGCGAGTGTACACAAGCTGTTTTAGATGAAACGATCAATAAATTGCGTGACCGTGTTAATATGAAACATCTGACTGTCTCTCCGGTTGCTGATTTGGATCCGGTTGATTACGGATATTCAATAACTCCGCTGTTGTATGAAATTCGTCGTGAACGTCGTATCGAGTTGGCATTAGAAGGTTTCCGTTATGACGATATTATGCGTTGGAATGCGATGAAATTGTTTGAAAATCCCAAAACATATCTGGGTATGCGTGTCACGGATAAAGTAAAAGAATTATATCAACCTGAAGTATTCGAAGGAGCAACAGCTCGTGATTTACTCGAATATAATGGTAAAACTTATATCCGCATGTATTCAGGTAAAAGTCTGAGCGAAGCAGGTCGTAAATGGACTACGAATGATAAGCGTTTATATTATCCGGTTCCGACAAGCCAGATTACATTATCTGCAAGTTACGGTTCTCTTCTGAAGCAGAATCCGGGCTGGGAATAA